The sequence GGTTCCAGTCACCCTCAGTTCCAAAATTTCATCCGCATTCCTGAACTGTGGTAAAAGTCAGCACTACAGACAGATTTATAATTTAGTTTACAAATTAGACAATTATTTTAGTTCTTTAAGCGTCAATGATACACAAAACTTAAGCGGAAATGTTCCAGATGTGTCAGTGCTGAAGTTGTATAATTTGTGTACTGCTACCCAATGGATAAGTGGCATCATTGCAGCTTATCTGTGTCATGGGGTGTTCTGTGTCTTAAGCAGTTCCTTGACGAAACCATGATGATACTACCGGAATGTGCAAAGTTGCCTCCTGCTGAAATGCCGTAAGTGACGCCATTCACGTACATGCACAACTCAATAATACTGTGGGAAACGcaatttaatgtaatttatcTGCGATTGGTTTCGGACCAGTCCACTCAGTTAGATGGGACAAGCCTCACTCAGCCAATCCATAAAAGGAAAGTTGACAAGCACTATAAAAACTGGATAGGTAAACTTAATTTATTTCAGTAGTTTAATGCACAAAAAATGTAGCACCTGCATTATTTAGGTTGTCCACCTGTGATATAGATTGACTATGCAAAGTGAAATCcttcatgattattttttttttaacccagtTTACCTTAACAGTTTAACAGCTATcgatttgactttttgaattttataaatattcaGATCTATTGAACAAGCATGTATACAGTAATACACATCTACATCAACACactctttgctttgttttttttttataaaggagCCTTACGGATCAGAGTTCCCCCTCAAGAAAGGTCCCAGCAACCaagtatgtttaaaaaaaataaaaaattgaattaaaaaatgcacaaatccctaatcaattttaatttcatgTTCTGTTTCTCTAAATTCAAACTAAAGCTGTGAATgtgatttggattttttttgttgatagAAAAAGGACACGTGAATGCCAAGAGGAGGAAGATAAGGTGTACATTAAGAAGCCACCTAATGCATTTATGATCTTCCGAAAAGAGCAAAGGGAGAATGTTATGGCACAGTGGAACATTCGCGACAGTGCCGTGGCCAATAAAGTTCTGGGTCACATGGTAAGTGTGTCACCCTTGCTACAAAACGTGAAACTCTTCATGTCTACTTGTCTGGTGTCCCTTTGGGAAAGTGAGAGTGTCATTGGGTGACAAGTATGTATTGACATGTCTACAGTGGAAATCGCTGTCGGAGAAGGAGCAGGAGAAGTATTATCAGCTTGCCGATGCCGAAAAACGCCTCCATACCCAGCTGCACCCCAACTGGTCCTGCACAGACAATTATGTAAGTCCAGCCACCATGGATATGCCCAACATCTGGCACAAAGTGGACCacgtgttttgtgttttcagggtcgaaagaggaggaagcagaGGAGCAGAGTGGCTTCCTAAGGAACTCGTCCAAGCAAACTGCAGAGTTTCCTCCTGTAACTTGACATACCGTTCTAGTGTTTGACTTAATCACAAGTCACTTGAAGTTCTACTAACAAGATATCGACTGAGCTGGAAAATGCTCAGCAAGTTCATTAATTTAAAACAGGGACATATTTAACCTCATTGTTATGagagggtggggggaggggcaCTTTTAGCcatgttttgttatttgtgCAATGATGGCTTTTACACAATGCTTCATTATTGGTTGCTTGTATTGTCACCACCATTGACGCGTGAGCCAATGATTTCCAAAGAAGGTGAACAAGCTTTTAACCAAGCTTAATGTCCACATTTCCATGAATAAATTGATACATTTATGAAAATTATTCTGATTGCGTTTGACAGCATCTTACTGATTTTTGGTTATCTAGaaagatttctttttagcCTCTCACTAGCATATTCATTTCTAATGGCGCCCCCTCTCGGCATTATTTGACAATACAAGGATGCATTTGAGGTGAAATATTTAAACTACCCAACTGGCAAACTTAATTATATTGGTTAACATGCATGCATAATACATATTTTTGAGGAGAAACAATGCACGCTGAAAAACGTAATGAATTAGGGTGTGCAATACTTCAACTAGTGGACAAATGGCCAGAGTTTTGATACTTTTTGTATTGAAAACGATACACAAGcttcttaaaaaaagattagtTTATTAATATTGTTTGTACATAGCAAACACTAAGAGCAGCTAAGGACTGACTGTATGCAGCAGCAGCGAGTGGGGGCAGGCCATGTGTCTCCTCTTCATCTAGGCTGCTCCCTGTCATATGACCAGCTTTTTGCCAATGACTTGACCTTTACTCCTCAGCAAAatcaaagaaataataatcCTTCCTGTTGCTCACACTTAGCAAATGATAAATTAATAAGAATATTTGGATGGTGTTCATGTCATAAAAGCTGTAGTTCCTTTCATTCggcaaaacattttccccTGCCTCTCAAAGTTGAACTGAAATGAGATTCTTCCCTCCTCTACTCAACTAACTGCCCCTTAGGGTAAACAGTTTAAAAGTGCCATAAGATTCTTCTACCCCcatttgctttaaaaataaaaatacagctcTCAATACCTTTTCAGCAGTCGCTTTGCCAGTGAACAATTATTTTAACCTTTACAATATTGTTTATACAAGAATGAATGTGGATGCCATTCTTAacatgatatatatatatatatatatatatatatatatttacaaatcAAAGATTTACGTTTCTCATTTTAACTGCATGTGCCTTGAGCCAAAATATCACCTCGTCCACTGTTGTGTGGAAAGTCATTCTTGTGTTCACTCTTCATCCGTACACACCTGAAGGCAGAAAATCAGGAGATCTTTTTTTGATGAGATATTTTATGTTACTGTTAAAACACTGCACGTAAGTCTGATGATTTCTTtatcatgatttttttaaatcccagACCCACTGACCTTGACAAAGGGGTGGTCCAGCAGCATGCTCGCCGTCCAACGTCGTTTGGGTTCGCTCTCCAGACAGTGTCCCAGGAAATCCTTGCCCTCTGTGCTCAGTTTCTCGGGGATGGGGGGCTTGTGACCCATGCCCACTTTGTACATGATCTGAAAGTTGTGCTCATACTCATGCCACGGTCTCTGCACATGaggaaaaaatagatattgcGATTCATGAATCATGCCTTAATGCCAAGATGAAAACAACTACGCCCTCTAGTGGCTCTGAGTGCATTAACTACATTAAGCCATTATAACAATAGTGATTGGTTCTTCTCACCTTTCCCGTGACCATCTCAATGAGGACACAGCCTAAACTCCAGATGTCTGCCGCTCTCCCATGACCTTCCCCTTTTGCTCTGGTGATGACCTCGGGTGCCATGTATGCTGATTGAGGtgaggaagagaaaaaaaaaaaaacaggtttgACAGAATACAGCATTTAGCAGAAATATAATCACTGACCACAGGATTGGGAAAAccaaatagaaaacaaaaaacacatgaaGATAATGgtcagttttgattgacattgaAGGAggtaataatttaaaaatacaaagtacAGTACTGATACAAAGTTTTATTTGTTCAGACCTACGCTGCATCACACAATTGTGAGGTGATTATAGTTCTTTATAagtaattaatattttaatcatGTGGTGACATGAGGCACttataataaaatgttttaatagtATTAGTAGTATTTACTGAAGACATGGTCTTACCGGCTGTCCCAAGGGTGCTGTTGACTTCGCCCGGCATGGTATGAGTGTTATTTCTCAACTTGACAGAACAGCCAAAGTCCCCCAGTTTGATGAGGCCAGAAGATGTCAGAAAGATGTTGGCTCCTGATGAAAGTGCCGTTGTTAGGGCAAGAATAAGACAAATATCGTGCACTAAAAAGTTTTTGGACACTGACCCTTGATGTCTCTGTGAACAATGCCATGTTCATGGAGAACATTGATGGCGGTAGTGATTTGTTTACTGTAGAGCCTGATGACGTGCTCCTGCAGACCAAGTCTGGACACCTCCTCCAGTGTGCCTTCGTCACAGTACTCCATGAAGATGTACATCTCCTCCTGAAGGGCGACACCAAAGTCAACTTTAGCAAACACTGACTGACAGAGGGATGGTGAGAAACAACCAAAACCCAAAGCCTTACCCTGTGGAGCTCCACTCCAAAGTATCGCACCAGGTTTGGGTGCTTGATGCCTTCAAAGATTTTCAGCTCATCTGCGGTCTCCTTGATCGTTTTGTGATCGTTTGGCTGGAATCTgatctaaaaacaaaaacaaagcataaTACATTTACAATGAAGACGACGTTTCCATTGatttacattttgcatttttttgtgttgcgtGTCAGTGGAGCTAAGCTACAAACCTCTTTCATGGCCATGAGTTCTCCAGTGTCCACGTTGATGCAGGTGTAAACTTTCCCATACTGGCCTTCACCTGTTGACATCAATATATCAGACATCCATCGTAATGACAatttattttcccatcactattCAATATAATTACGATTGAGCAAATCCTGTGGAACAAGTATGAGTTTGTTCAcgtatttgaagaaaaaaaaagtatttcatgTTTTGGGTTAGGGTCCCCATAtcggggaaaaaatatat is a genomic window of Syngnathus acus chromosome 15, fSynAcu1.2, whole genome shotgun sequence containing:
- the LOC119134760 gene encoding transcription factor 7-like 1, which gives rise to MEPVPKGSVDEMKWYELLTPLYEPLEELGYLCNARPPPPPTPCDPADMPLDNLPMFTGSHYVGSGDCYIRGDNLMNMNYRAPLHMEYMQPAHLNIGPAGDVTKQYMNYQHQPYEWPVNHPHAPTPPFLDETMMILPECAKLPPAEMPSLTDQSSPSRKVPATKKRTRECQEEEDKVYIKKPPNAFMIFRKEQRENVMAQWNIRDSAVANKVLGHMWKSLSEKEQEKYYQLADAEKRLHTQLHPNWSCTDNYGRKRRKQRSRVAS